A region from the Drosophila takahashii strain IR98-3 E-12201 chromosome 2L, DtakHiC1v2, whole genome shotgun sequence genome encodes:
- the SP555 gene encoding SPRY domain-containing SOCS box protein 3 isoform X1, with translation MSDVEVDPPQQPSHPVVAIAPRRRRGRRGGAGCLAMQSSSSQEAASSSSSSSSSSPLNRFCPLSKGVEDNWTWSKRHRSKEVVLSGPNSRTVHFHPNWSKGTAGVQGKRSLNNGRYYWELHVSQRVFGTSIMFGIGTKSARLHANAFRNMLGENEHGWGLSHKGVLWHKGVALLYTKRFRENHPTQIGVLFDGIEGTLTYYKDGRCLGVAFRGLDQIDEPLYPIVCSTAAKTEMTLKCTRREFVNLQDRCRAVIMRRVRSSSQLEKLKLPLPISDYLGEVIDEMEPLRQSTSLNRPQVNELEMCIMNYDL, from the exons atgTCTGATGTGGAAGTGGATCCGCCACAGCAGCCGTCACATCCGGTGGTGGCGATAGCACCGAGGAGGCGTCGCGGTCGCCGCGGAGGAGCTGGCTGCCTGGCCATGCAGTCCTCCTCCTCGCAGGAGGCAGCTTCatcctcttcctcctcctcctcctcatcgccGCTTAATCGATTCTGTCCACTGTCCAAGGGCGTCGAGGATAACTGGACGTGGAGTAAGCGGCACCGGTCCAAGGAGGTGGTGCTCAGTGGACCCAATTCCCGAACGGTGCACTTCCATCCCAACTGGAGCAAGGGCACCGCCGGCGTTCAGGGCAAGCGGTCCCTGAACAACGGTCGCTACTACTGGGAGCTACACGTTTCGCAGCGGGTCTTTGGCACCTCGATTATGTTTGGAATTGGTACCAAGTCCGCGAGGCTACATGCCAATGCCTTTCGGAATATGCTGGGCGAGAACGAGCACGGCTGGGGACTCTCGCACAAGGGCGTCCTGTGGCACAAGGGCGTGGCCCTGCTGTACACGAAGCGCTTCCGCGAAAACCATCCCACCCAGATAGGAGTGCTCTTCGATGGGATAGAGGGCACACTCACCTACTACAAGGATGGCCGGTGCCTGGGCGTAGCCTTCAGGGGATTGGATCAG ATTGATGAGCCCCTGTACCCCATTGTCTGCTCCACGGCGGCCAAAACGGAGATGACCCTTAAGTGCACCCGTAGGGAATTCGTCAATCTCCAGGATCGCTGTCGGGCGGTAATAATGCGTAGGGTGCGCAGCTCATCGCAGCTGGAGAAGCTGAAGCTACCGCTGCCCATCAGTGATTATCTGGGCGAGGTTATAGACGAAATGGAGCCCCTGCGTCAG AGTACGTCCTTAAACCGCCCCCAGGTAAATGAGCTGGAGATGTGCATCATGAATTATGATTTGTAA
- the LOC108056571 gene encoding reticulocalbin-2 has protein sequence MPRNMPLLPLALCAVALLAAVGPMPANGAVANSHKHEKHLSKERVKDGIYAPRDAHHHGPDGEHNSEFDHEAIIGNTKEAQEFDTLTPEESKRRLLILVKMMDLNKDEFIDRHELKAWILRSFKKLSEEEAADRFEEIDQDADEKITWKEYLQDTYAMEDEDFKKETIDYDSYEDEQKMIKQDKEMFNAADANKDGVLTLEEFVYFQNPEEHPQMLPILLEHTMQEKDVDHNGKINFQEFVGDSASQHDKEWLITEKERFDKDHDTNGDGVLTGDEVLSWIVPSNTAIATDEVDHLFVSTDEDHDDRLSYLEILNNYDTFVGSEATDYGDHLQNINHLSDEL, from the exons atgcctAGGAATATGCCGCTCCTCCCGCTGGCCCTGTGTGCCGTCGCCCTCCTGGCCGCCGTGGGTCCCATGCCCGCCAACGGGGCGGTGGCCAACAGTCACAAGCACGAGAAGCATCTCAGCAAGGAGCGCGTCAAGGACGGCATCTACGCCCCCCGGGACGCCCATCATCACGGCCCGGATGGCGAGCACAACTCGGAGTTCGACCACGAGGCCATCATAG gCAATACGAAAGAGGCTCAGGAATTCGACACACTCACGCCGGAGGAATCGAAGCGACGTCTGCTGATACTGGTCAAGATGATGGATCTGAATAAGGACGAATTTATTGACCGGCACGAGTTGAAAGCCTGGATATTAAGGTCTTTTAA AAAACTATCTGAGGAGGAAGCCGCTGACAGATTTGAGGAAATAGATCAGGATGCGGATGAGAAAATAACGTGGAAGGAATACCTACAAGACACCTACGCCATGGAGGACGAGGACTTTAAAAAGGAGACCATCGACTATGACAGCTACGAGGATGAGCAGAAGATGATCAAGCAGGACAAGGAGATGTTCAATGCGGCCGACGCGAATAAGGATGGCGTGCTGACCCTAGAGGAGTTTGTCTACTTCCAAAATCCCGAGGAGCATCCACAAATGTTGCCCATCCTGCTGGAGCACACGATGCAGGAGAAGGATGTGGATCACAATGGCAAGATTAACTTCCAGGAGTTCGTAGGCGATTCAGCCTCGCAGCACGACAAGGAGTGGCTGATCACCGAGAAGGAGCGATTCGACAAGGATCACGATACGAATGGAGATGGGGTGCTCACAGGTGATGAAGTTTTATCCTGGATTGTGCCAAGTAATACGGCGATTGCCACCGACGAAGTGGATCACCTGTTCGTGTCCACCGATGAGGATCACGACGACAGGCTGTCCTACCTGGAAATACTCAACAACTACGACACCTTTGTGGGCAGCGAGGCCACCGATTACGGCGACCACTTACAGAACATCAACCATCTATCCGACGAGCTGTAG
- the SP555 gene encoding SPRY domain-containing SOCS box protein 3 isoform X2 produces MSDVEVDPPQQPSHPVVAIAPRRRRGRRGGAGCLAMQSSSSQEAASSSSSSSSSSPLNRFCPLSKGVEDNWTWSKRHRSKEVVLSGPNSRTVHFHPNWSKGTAGVQGKRSLNNGRYYWELHVSQRVFGTSIMFGIGTKSARLHANAFRNMLGENEHGWGLSHKGVLWHKGVALLYTKRFRENHPTQIGVLFDGIEGTLTYYKDGRCLGVAFRGLDQIDEPLYPIVCSTAAKTEMTLKCTRREFVNLQDRCRAVIMRRVRSSSQLEKLKLPLPISDYLGEVIDEMEPLRQVNELEMCIMNYDL; encoded by the exons atgTCTGATGTGGAAGTGGATCCGCCACAGCAGCCGTCACATCCGGTGGTGGCGATAGCACCGAGGAGGCGTCGCGGTCGCCGCGGAGGAGCTGGCTGCCTGGCCATGCAGTCCTCCTCCTCGCAGGAGGCAGCTTCatcctcttcctcctcctcctcctcatcgccGCTTAATCGATTCTGTCCACTGTCCAAGGGCGTCGAGGATAACTGGACGTGGAGTAAGCGGCACCGGTCCAAGGAGGTGGTGCTCAGTGGACCCAATTCCCGAACGGTGCACTTCCATCCCAACTGGAGCAAGGGCACCGCCGGCGTTCAGGGCAAGCGGTCCCTGAACAACGGTCGCTACTACTGGGAGCTACACGTTTCGCAGCGGGTCTTTGGCACCTCGATTATGTTTGGAATTGGTACCAAGTCCGCGAGGCTACATGCCAATGCCTTTCGGAATATGCTGGGCGAGAACGAGCACGGCTGGGGACTCTCGCACAAGGGCGTCCTGTGGCACAAGGGCGTGGCCCTGCTGTACACGAAGCGCTTCCGCGAAAACCATCCCACCCAGATAGGAGTGCTCTTCGATGGGATAGAGGGCACACTCACCTACTACAAGGATGGCCGGTGCCTGGGCGTAGCCTTCAGGGGATTGGATCAG ATTGATGAGCCCCTGTACCCCATTGTCTGCTCCACGGCGGCCAAAACGGAGATGACCCTTAAGTGCACCCGTAGGGAATTCGTCAATCTCCAGGATCGCTGTCGGGCGGTAATAATGCGTAGGGTGCGCAGCTCATCGCAGCTGGAGAAGCTGAAGCTACCGCTGCCCATCAGTGATTATCTGGGCGAGGTTATAGACGAAATGGAGCCCCTGCGTCAG GTAAATGAGCTGGAGATGTGCATCATGAATTATGATTTGTAA
- the Col4a1 gene encoding collagen alpha-1(IV) chain yields the protein MLPFWKRLLYAAVIAGALVTADAQFWKTSGTSGSIQESARHQNRYDPRNPIDPSFEIVDSAGQQRGEPLPKNCTAGYAGCVPKCIAEKGNRGLPGPVGPTGAKGETGYPGLEGPLGDKGQKGDPGPYGVRGDKGERGSPGLHGQAGVPGVQGPAGNPGAPGLNGKDGCDGENGLDGLEGLSGMPGPRGYAGQMGGKGEKGEPAKENGDYAKGEKGEPGWRGTAGLAGPQGFPGEKGERGDSGPYGAKGPRGDHGAKGEKGASCYGPMKPGAQGVKGEKGEPAGQSPLTPSITLRGDRGDQGQKGEPGPLGRKGEAGPEGETGLDGQKGEKGLLGHPGDRGRPGNFGPPGPAGQKGDRGEPGLNGLPGNAGQKGEAGRPGQTGKQGLLGPPGPPGGGQGTPGAPGPKGPRGYVGAPGPQGLNGADGQTGPQGYTGQKGGAGLPGRPGNEGPAGKKGDKGTAGLDGPQGPIGPIGHQGPPGPEGEKGEAGLPGIGIPGVKGDEGLSGYPGQKGSKGERGFKGNVGVPGDSKLGRPGAPGVAGAPGQKGDAGRPGTPGQKGDMGIKGDVGGKCSSCRAGPKGDKGASGLAGIPGGNGARGPPGERGYPGERGHDGINGQTGLPGEKGEDGQTGVPGADGAPGESAIADLSLIEPIKGEKGNPGWAGAPGVKGERGYDGLPGPAGRKGEFGLKGDKGLSGAPGIDGRPGRAGRDGTPGLPGVSIKGEPGFHGLNGAKGDKGSFGFSGEKGEPGTCAAAEIRVPAKGNKGEPGQTGMPGPVGAPGPKGNQGFDGLKGDTGPQGPAGLEGPRGLTGPRGDKGNQGAVGAPGNPGKDGFRGIPGRNGEPGLRGEPGISVAGPVGPPGLTGLTGQKGDRGPVGAPGLPGNDGSVGYPGDRGDAGLPGVAGRPGAVGEKGDVGPLGPPGVAGPPGIPGIDGVRGRDGAKGEPGNPGLVGMPGNKGDRGAVGSDGPKGFPGVTGAPGKRGPAGIPGVTGAKGDKGANGLTGNDGPVGGRGPPGAPGLMGVKGDQGVAGGPGHPGLDGLPGEKGAQGFPGLDGAPGLPGDASEKGQKGEPGLSGLRGDTGPAGEPGWPGEKGLPGLPVHGRPGPQGEKGDAGRNGVDGRDGLNGEKGDQGLQGVWGQTGDKGNVGAPGTPGAPGLDGLPGAAGAPGPAGYPGVRGEKGDQGLAGLDGLKGATGPAGLQGFVGATGEKGERGVRGQPGLPAAVQIEKGEKGSQGERGFTGEKGEQGFIGETGLTGRDGLKGERGLQGPPGANGLNGFQGPKGDIGPRGEAGYPGITVKGEKGLPGRSGRNGRQGLTGAPGLVGERGLPGLAGEPGLVGLPGPIGPAGIKGDRGLAGSPGLPGQDGFPGAQGLKGDRGLQGFKGERGLNGFEGQKGDKGDQGVPGAPGLVGLTGEKGDIGYPGLDGNDGPAGPVGERGFIGLKGRDGRDGLPGQPGQKGEPGLLPPPGPKGEPGRPGLDGPKGERGPPGPSGLIGIQGERGEKGEHGLIGVTGSVGRQGPKGDRGEQGERGFEGRIGEIGLKGEPGAECNAALDYLTGILVARHSQSETIPTCVAGHTELWTGYSLLYVDGNDYAHNQDLGSPGSCVPRFSTLPVLSCGQNNVCNYASRNDKTFWLTTNAAMPMMPVESEGIRPYISRCVVCEAPANVIAMHSQTIEVPDCPNGWEGLWIGYSFVMHTAVGNGGGGQALQSPGSCLEDFRATPFIECNGGKGTCHFYETMTSFWMFNLESTQPFDRPQMQTIKAGDRQSHVSRCQVCMKNSS from the exons ATGTTGCCCTTCTGGAAGCG GCTGCTGTACGCCGCTGTCATCGCGGGAGCGTTAGTCACTGCTGATGCT CAATTTTGGAAGACCTCTGGCACGTCCGGTTCGATCCAGGAGTCGGCCAGGCACCAAAATCGTTACGATCCCAGGAACCCCATTGACCCCAGCTTCGAAATTGTGGACTCCGCCGGTCAGCAGCGCGGTGAGCCGCTGCCCAAGAATTGTACGGCCGGATATGCGGGCTGTGTGCCCAAGTGCATTGCGGAGAAGGGCAACCGGGGTCTTCCGGGACCCGTGGGACCCACAGGAGCGAAGGGCGAGACCGGATACCCGGGATTGGAGGGACCGCTGGGCGACAAGGGCCAAAAGGGTGACCCGGGTCCGTATGGAGTTCGCGGCGACAAGGGTGAGCGCGGATCGCCGGGTCTCCATGGTCAGGCCGGTGTGCCCGGTGTCCAGGGACCTGCCGGCAATCCCGGTGCCCCCGGTTTAAATGGCAAGGACGGCTGCGATGGCGAGAATGGTTTGGACGGTCTGGAGGGTCTATCCGGAATGCCGGGACCCCGTGGCTATGCCGGCCAGATGGGCGGCAAGGGCGAGAAGGGTGAGCCGGCCAAGGAGAACGGTGACTATGCGAAGGGCGAGAAGGGTGAGCCCGGCTGGAGAGGCACAGCCGGTTTGGCCGGACCCCAGGGCTTCCCCGGCGAGAAGGGCGAGCGCGGTGATAGCGGCCCGTATGGAGCGAAAGGACCTCGAGGTGATCACGGCGCAAAGGGCGAGAAGGGTGCCTCCTGCTATGGACCCATGAAACCCGGTGCCCAGGGTGTCAAGGGCGAAAAGGGTGAGCCGGCAGGGCAGTCACCACTCACACCGTCGATCACCCTGCGCGGAGACCGTGGCGATCAGGGACAGAAGGGCGAGCCCGGTCCATTGGGCCGCAAGGGTGAGGCCGGACCGGAAGGTGAGACTGGACTCGATGGACAGAAGGGCGAGAAGGGTCTACTCGGCCACCCAGGCGATCGC GGTCGCCCAGGTAACTTTGGACCCCCAGGACCTGCCGGACAAAAGGGAGATCGCGGTGAGCCGGGCCTAAATGGTCTGCCCGGTAATGCCGGACAAAAGGGTGAGGCTGGACGTCCGGGACAGACGGGTAAACAGGGTCTGCTCGGTCCTCCGGGACCGCCAGGCGGTGGCCAAGGAACACCAGGAGCCCCAGGACCAAAAGGACCTCGCGGCTATGTCGGCGCACCCGGACCTCAGGGATTGAACGGAGCTGATGGACAGACAGGCCCGCAGGGCTACACGGGACAGAAGGGAGGCGCTGGCCTGCCCGGACGACCAGGCAACGAGGGACCAGCTGGCAAGAAGGGAGACAAGGGAACCGCAGGACTTGATGGACCCCAGGGCCCGATTGGACCCATTGGACACCAAGGACCACCGGGACCGGAGGGAGAGAAGGGTGAAGCCGGTTTGCCCGgaattggaattcctggagTTAAGGGAGACGAAGGACTTTCTGG TTATCCCGGACAGAAGGGAAGCAAGGGAGAGCGCGGCTTCAAGGGCAACGTTGGTGTTCCCGGCGACTCCAAACTGGGCCGTCCCGGTGCCCCCGGTGTGGCTGGAGCTCCTGGTCAAAAGGGTGATGCCGGACGTCCCGGTACTCCTGGCCAGAAGGGAGACATGGGCATCAAGGGTGACGTCGGCGGCAAGTGCTCGTCGTGCAGAGCTGGACCGAAGGGTGACAAGGGTGCGAGCGGTCTGGCCGGAATTCCCGGAGGCAATGGCGCCCGCGGTCCGCCCGGAGAGCGTGGTTATCCCGGCGAACGTGGACACGATGGCATCAACGGACAAACTGGACTGCCTGGCGAGAAGGGAGAGGATGGTCAAACGGGAGTGCCCGGAGCCGATGGAGCGCCCGGTGAGTCGGCCATTGCCGATCTGAGCCTCATTGAACCGATCAAGGGCGAGAAGGGTAATCCTGGATGGGCTGGCGCCCCCGGAGTGAAGGGTGAACGCGGCTATGATGGACTTCCCGGACCAGCGGGACGCAAAGGAGAGTTCGGCCTGAAGGGCGACAAGGGACTGTCTGGAGCTCCCGGCATTGATGGAAGACCCGGACGCGCTGGACGTGATGGTACACCCGGCCTGCCCGGCGTTTCCATCAAGGGTGAGCCCGGTTTCCATGGACTTAACGGAGCCAAGGGCGACAAGGGTTCGTTCGGTTTCAGCGGCGAGAAGGGTGAGCCCGGTACTTGTGCCGCCGCTGAGATCCGAGTGCCCGCCAAGGGCAACAAGGGTGAGCCCGGCCAGACTGGAATGCCGGGACCTGTTGGTGCACCTGGCCCGAAGGGAAACCAAGGTTTCGATGGACTCAAGGGCGACACTGGTCCCCAGGGACCTGCAGGCCTCGAGGGACCTCGCGGATTAACCGGACCACGCGGTGACAAGGGCAACCAGGGAGCCGTCGGTGCTCCCGGTAATCCCGGCAAGGATGGCTTCCGTGGAATCCCCGGACGCAATGGAGAACCCGGTCTGCGGGGAGAGCCTGGCATTTCGGTGGCTGGTCCCGTTGGACCTCCCGGTCTCACTGGTCTCACTGGACAGAAGGGCGATCGCGGACCAGTGGGTGCTCCTGGTCTACCCGGTAACGATGGCAGCGTTGGCTATCCCGGCGACCGAGGCGATGCTGGTCTGCCCGGCGTGGCCGGACGTCCTGGAGCCGTGGGCGAGAAGGGAGATGTGGGACCACTGGGACCACCCGGCGTCGCCGGACCTCCTGGCATTCCTGGCATTGACGGCGTACGTGGACGTGATGGCGCCAAGGGTGAGCCCGGCAATCCTGGCCTGGTCGGCATGCCCGGCAACAAGGGAGATCGCGGCGCAGTCGGCAGTGATGGACCCAAGGGCTTCCCCGGCGTCACCGGTGCTCCCGGAAAGCGCGGACCTGCTGGTATTCCCGGAGTAACTG GTGCCAAGGGCGACAAAGGAGCTAATGGCTTGACTGGCAACGATGGACCTGTGGGAGGACGTGGTCCCCCAGGTGCTCCTGGCTTGATGGGCGTGAAGGGTGACCAAGGCGTGGCCGGTGGCCCCGGACATCCGGGATTGGACGGTCTGCCCGGCGAGAAGGGTGCCCAAGGATTCCCCGGTCTGGATGGAGCTCCTGGTCTGCCTGGCGATGCCTCCGAGAAGGGACAAAAGGGTGAGCCCGGTCTATCCGGACTTCGAGGCGACACTGGTCCAGCTGGAGAGCCTGGTTGGCCCGGCGAGAAGGGTCTGCCCGGTCTGCCCGTTCACGGACGTCCTGGTCCGCAGGGCGAGAAGGGAGACGCCGGACGCAATGGCGTCGATGGACGCGATGGACTGAATGGCGAGAAGGGCGACCAAGGACTGCAGGGCGTTTGGGGCCAAACTGGAGACAAGGGTAATGTGGGAGCTCCCGGTACCCCCGGTGCTCCTGGCCTCGATGGACTGCCCGGCGCAGCTGGTGCCCCCGGTCCTGCTGGCTATCCTGGTGTTCGCGGCGAGAAGGGAGACCAAGGTCTAGCCGGTCTCGATGGACTCAAGGGTGCCACTGGACCCGCCGGACTTCAGGGCTTCGTGGGCGCCACCGGTGAGAAGGGTGAGCGTGGTGTACGTGGTCAACCTGGTCTTCCGGCCGCCGTTCAGATCGAGAAGGGCGAGAAGGGATCCCAGGGCGAGCGAGGATTCACCGGAGAGAAGGGCGAACAGGGATTCATCGGAGAAACCGGTCTGACTGGACGCGATGGATTGAAGGGCGAACGCGGCCTGCAGGGACCACCTGGCGCCAATGGATTGAACGGCTTCCAGGGTCCCAAGGGCGATATTGGACCTCGCGGCGAGGCTGGCTATCCTGGAATCACGGTCAAGGGAGAGAAGGGTCTACCCGGTCGCTCCGGCAGGAACGGACGTCAAG GTCTTACTGGAGCACCTGGCTTAGTTGGTGAACGTGGTCTGCCCGGTTTGGCCGGCGAGCCAGGACTTGTGGGTCTTCCAGGACCCATTGGACCTGCTGGCATCAAGGGAGACCGTGGTCTGGCCGGCAGCCCCGGACTACCAGGACAGGATGGCTTCCCCGGCGCACAGGGATTGAAGGGAGATCGCGGATTGCAGGGCTTCAAGGGAGAACGTGGTTTGAACGGCTTCGAGGGACAGAAGGGAGACAAGGGCGACCAGGGCGTGCCGGGAGCACCGGGTCTGGTTGGATTGACCGGCGAAAAGGGTGACATTGGCTACCCGGGATTGGATGGCAATGATGGACCTGCTGGCCCAGTTGGAGAACGTGGCTTTATTGGATTGAAGGGACGCGATGGACGTGATGGTTTGCCAGGTCAGCCGGGTCAGAAGGGTGAACCGGGATTGCTGCCGCCACCGGGACCCAAGGGTGAGCCTGGTAGGCCGGGACTCGATGGACCCAAGGGCGAGCGCGGACCTCCGGGACCAAGTGGCCTGATCGGCATCCAGGGCGAGCGCGGCGAGAAGGGTGAGCATGGCCTGATTGGAGTGACCGGAAGTGTGGGTCGTCAGGGACCCAAGGGAGATCGCGGCGAGCAGGGAGAGCGCGGATTCGAGGGTCGTATTGGTGAGATCGGTCTGAAGGGAGAACCCGGAGCAGAGTGCAATGCTGCCTTGGACTATCTCACCGGCATTTTGGTGGCGCGTCACAGTCAATCGGAAACCATACCCACGTGCGTCGCCGGACACACGGAACTCTGGACAGGCTACTCCCTGCTGTATGTCGATGGCAATGACTATGCCCACAACCAGGATCTCGGCTCCCCCGGCTCCTGTGTGCCCAGGTTCTCCACCCTGCCCGTGCTGTCCTGCGGACAGAACAACGTCTGCAACTACGCATCGCGCAACGACAAGACCTTCTGGCTGACCACCAACGCCGCCATGCCGATGATGCCCGTGGAGAGCGAGGGAATCCGGCCGTACATCTCGCGTTGCGTTGTCTGTGAGGCGCCTGCCAACGTGATCGCCATGCACAGTCAGACGATAGAGGTGCCCGACTGCCCGAACGGCTGGGAGGGTCTCTGGATTGGCTACAGCTTCGTCATG cACACTGCTGTGGGCAACGGAGGCGGTGGACAGGCGCTGCAATCGCCTGGATCCTGTCTGGAGGACTTCCGCGCCACGCCCTTCATCGAGTGCAACGGCGGCAAGGGCACGTGCCACTTCTACGAGACAATGACCAGCTTCTGGATGTTCAACCTGGAGAGCACACAGCCGTTCGATCGGCCCCAGATGCAGACGATCAAGGCCGGCGATCGGCAGTCGCATGTGTCCAGGTGCCAGGTGTGCATGAAGAACTCGTCGTAG
- the SP555 gene encoding SPRY domain-containing SOCS box protein 3 isoform X3, with protein MSDVEVDPPQQPSHPVVAIAPRRRRGRRGGAGCLAMQSSSSQEAASSSSSSSSSSPLNRFCPLSKGVEDNWTWSKRHRSKEVVLSGPNSRTVHFHPNWSKGTAGVQGKRSLNNGRYYWELHVSQRVFGTSIMFGIGTKSARLHANAFRNMLGENEHGWGLSHKGVLWHKGVALLYTKRFRENHPTQIGVLFDGIEGTLTYYKDGRCLGVAFRGLDQIDEPLYPIVCSTAAKTEMTLKCTRREFVNLQDRCRAVIMRRVRSSSQLEKLKLPLPISDYLGEVIDEMEPLRQFIEYVLKPPPGK; from the exons atgTCTGATGTGGAAGTGGATCCGCCACAGCAGCCGTCACATCCGGTGGTGGCGATAGCACCGAGGAGGCGTCGCGGTCGCCGCGGAGGAGCTGGCTGCCTGGCCATGCAGTCCTCCTCCTCGCAGGAGGCAGCTTCatcctcttcctcctcctcctcctcatcgccGCTTAATCGATTCTGTCCACTGTCCAAGGGCGTCGAGGATAACTGGACGTGGAGTAAGCGGCACCGGTCCAAGGAGGTGGTGCTCAGTGGACCCAATTCCCGAACGGTGCACTTCCATCCCAACTGGAGCAAGGGCACCGCCGGCGTTCAGGGCAAGCGGTCCCTGAACAACGGTCGCTACTACTGGGAGCTACACGTTTCGCAGCGGGTCTTTGGCACCTCGATTATGTTTGGAATTGGTACCAAGTCCGCGAGGCTACATGCCAATGCCTTTCGGAATATGCTGGGCGAGAACGAGCACGGCTGGGGACTCTCGCACAAGGGCGTCCTGTGGCACAAGGGCGTGGCCCTGCTGTACACGAAGCGCTTCCGCGAAAACCATCCCACCCAGATAGGAGTGCTCTTCGATGGGATAGAGGGCACACTCACCTACTACAAGGATGGCCGGTGCCTGGGCGTAGCCTTCAGGGGATTGGATCAG ATTGATGAGCCCCTGTACCCCATTGTCTGCTCCACGGCGGCCAAAACGGAGATGACCCTTAAGTGCACCCGTAGGGAATTCGTCAATCTCCAGGATCGCTGTCGGGCGGTAATAATGCGTAGGGTGCGCAGCTCATCGCAGCTGGAGAAGCTGAAGCTACCGCTGCCCATCAGTGATTATCTGGGCGAGGTTATAGACGAAATGGAGCCCCTGCGTCAG TTTATAGAGTACGTCCTTAAACCGCCCCCAGGTAAATGA
- the LOC108056574 gene encoding uncharacterized protein → MIIVLLLLFQSLCRYCQRLVLYVHDRCFPRNVRLLQEVAETVGDRKAPQRLAEQQLEQQKRSQKRRILEPILPLVGGANSEACRFCAHSPQGYCRHHFHLQELQLHRQRGSGRGEQDFRQIRRIKRELKRTIGQQQQQLQPVRSYRLNSSWSSSSLSSGYASLTTFGSQEQVENEEEASLDQESLEEIKLEEKEPQELQGEVQQQEENPLF, encoded by the coding sequence ATGATTATCGTGCTGCTACTGCTGTTCCAATCGCTCTGCCGCTACTGCCAACGCCTGGTGCTCTACGTCCACGACCGATGCTTCCCGAGGAACGTGCGTCTGCTCCAGGAGGTGGCCGAGACGGTGGGCGATCGTAAGGCACCGCAGCGCCTGGCGGAGCAGCAGTTGGAGCAACAGAAGCGCAGCCAGAAGCGCCGCATCCTCGAGCCCATCCTTCCGCTGGTCGGTGGAGCCAATTCCGAGGCCTGTCGCTTTTGTGCCCACAGTCCGCAGGGCTATTGCCGGCATCACTTTCACCTGCAGGAACTGCAGCTGCACAGGCAAAGGGGTTCGGGTCGTGGTGAGCAGGATTTCCGGCAGATCCGGAGGATCAAGCGGGAGCTAAAGAGGACTATAggtcagcagcaacagcaactgcagccGGTGAGGAGCTATCGACTGAATTCCAGCTGGAGCAGCAGTTCCCTGAGCAGTGGCTACGCTTCGTTGACCACTTTTGGTTCTCAGGAGCAGGTGGAGAACGAGGAGGAGGCCTCTTTGGATCAGGAGAGTCTAGAGGAGATTAAACTGGAGGAGAAAGAACCACAGGAGCTGCAAGGGGAAGTTCAACAGCAAGAAGAAAACCCACTTTTTTAG